The following nucleotide sequence is from Anas platyrhynchos isolate ZD024472 breed Pekin duck chromosome 39, IASCAAS_PekinDuck_T2T, whole genome shotgun sequence.
ttttattttattttattattttattattttattttattttattttatcttaattattttatccccccccaaaaaaaaaaaacatatgacTTGTTttagaaagggtttcatgtgctgggctgggctgcacttacagggacaaagaccactaCTGGCAGTGGAGGTGTCAGACCTCCAGACTCTGCTATTCCTCCTGATGGAGGTCTCTAAAGAAGTCACCCTGGATTAATAGCAATAGGAGAATGATGttccaaactgaaatgcaacaaaattcagcctttgaaacaagaaaatatttttattatgtgctTTGTGAAATCTTTTCCCTTAACTATGTCATGCAAACTCTGCAATTAGCTGCACAAGGCGTGAAGGCTTGAAGAAAACTATGGAGGAGATGTTaggaatttctgcattttaatgagttccatggtgtatTGTGGTGCTCAGTCTATGaagctcaggtactgagaggacaatgatgcaactgctagagaaagtaaagtcaggaggaaaagctgaagtgacttggagtattaatgggccccactgagggctgttactaacaaagcctccccagggccttgttagggcagataattggaggccatggttacagacaggcaaagcactgtgctgagaaaagacttggttggttttggtgaagTAAAAGTTccaaggcctgaccccagccactggaagtggagatcctgcacccccacGTCCGGCTCAAGGCTCTTGCTGGAGtctgtgggatggggtgggcagtgtgatgccatgagaagaacaGTGGAATGTcacctctgagctgctgcatAGGGTTGCAAGGAATCAATGAGGCCTCATTGCAATGAGCATAACGTATCTCCTCCTAAGCTACTGCCAAAGGGAAAAACCTTCATGGCTATTGGGCCTTCCCTTTTtaccagcaccctctgccttctcctctgtagcttttcctatgctgtcccacacATTGCCCTATTTTCTTGAAGTCTGGAGACATCCATCTCTGTTCACCATCACTGATCAGACGGTGACCTCTGGTACCACAGCATGACCCTTTGAGGGACATTTGTCCCTCCTTGTGACAAGTGCCAGCCTTCCTGGAACACTTTGTGgcacttttttctctcctgctctttcctgctACCACAGAAatctccatcagggtggaaaccactcctaaagtaggcatcccaacctgTCAGCCTTCCTGCATCCAGTCGGacaaccagacacaagtcacctcaacagcagcttccaagccaggggcctgctgctggccttgcagcttcttgtggagacacagccaagccttgtgcctcctgctgctgtccagtcatggactcaagccatggacaacccatgttggggccttctttctgtctgggtcctcctggctctggaggcagaggggatcccccagtcagcatgccaagcaggtgccttctgctggcctagcagggccactgccagatgtcagcccaaaagtgcagatcccagggagaagtcaagggtgacctgccacctccagacacaagtgacctcacagtccctttgcATGAcaggttcctgctgctgccctatcaagtgcagagacagaagagaCTTCACtgtcacattcctgctgctggcgcaggagatcctgaggcagagctgagctcctcagagcattcccacccatctcctccttgtggctcACAAGCTGACAAgatcagggtgagcaagagacTAAAGATAAAGGGAAGGGGCTATAGGCTCTGTTTTGGCTTGGAGGGATACTTTGAGGTCAGGCAtaagagtagtggattcctgtcagggtgtggagtagcatttatttttgtggattAATGTCACTCGTTAAAATAGGGGAAGGGCTTTACATGACTGTTTTAAGCCAGCGTTACAGCAGAACCAACATTGCCTGAATGTTCTAACCTCAcagaaatcattaatttctgctggccaaactctttttccctccctcaaatctcacatctctcctggccaggcttctcctgacatccccatatcagtcatttTCTTAGCGgtagctttctgatggctttcatgatctcagagtatctgtctcatatctgttggctactcctttcttGAGACTGACATGGCACCTAAGGCAGGGTGGAAAAGAACCCAAAGCTGTAGGtgaaccctgcacaatgtgcccagcagtTCTTGTACCACCccaaaattttgtttcctgcctccaacTTTTGGATACggaatgccttctttgcatcCAGGGTACCTTTTTCCGATCCCTCATGTACGGTTCAGTTTGCCCCAAGTgtcttggaggcagtggccccctctgtgtagaaaactgaaagcaaccctgaaggatgacttcagtcaaaagctgacacctctgacatgacaacccctacccaagacctcttcctctatggggcctaccaggtacttaGAAAGAGCCGATCTCAGAAACTACAtgcacagcaagtgccttctgctgcccttCCATGGACactggcagatgtgagcctaaaggcacagatcccagccaggagtcaagggtgacctgtcagctacttcagaaagagctcaaCTCACAGGCCATTTAACAGCCAGTCGCTTCCTGCTGGACTTTGTGTTTCTGAGGCACCACTGAGCAAATAATACCacacctacaaaacacccccattttgggccaggacctgcccaggtagaaatGATCTGGTTGTGATCCTCCAAGCTCATGGCAcacctgctgggctcccagcctctctgacacACAGGAGCCAGTCCTGTGAGGTGCTAGAgcaggagggaccttgcaggcaatgttccagccccGTGCCTGTCTCTCAGCTCCTAGTGTACAGTTGGGATCACACTCAAGTCCAGaagcctgaagctggcctagcAGACACTCAGGGGAAGCACCCTCCaagccccagccccaaccccagccccagctggcagtgctgctctgcagagcgagggggctgtggtgcctggggcATGGGGGCAttttgcagggcagtgctgggcaggctTGGaagcagacccagctcatggtgtcactgccattgccccagggctgcaaggaatcactcGCCAGGCTCCTTTCCTGAGGCTGCTGCATGACCTGCGtgcctctgcctgctcacaccagaCTGAGCACTTAAGCTCTGGTCAGTCCACCTCGGAGGAGATCCCCCCTTAggagggaagtgctgcagtggaggccagctgtgccactgccgTGCCCACTGCctttccctgcctgcagtcccagcacagccccacagcagcactggcaccaagtgaaaggagcagccgggcctgaccccaccagcagggctcagcaggacagggtggcagtggcaagagagcagctctgcatgccccaagtgctggtgctccctgtccgtgctgctgggatgggactcttttcctctgcagccctgcacatgggcactgcccctgcagagccagaccaggtctcGGAGGAAGGATGTCAGACAAAAAAGCCTATTGAACTTTAACTTCCTTAAGGTTAAATTCACATAGAGCATGGCTTCACATGCTCAGAGTCTATGAGCTATATTCAACAGGGACACCAATATCATTTTAATGGGTGTTCATTAGCCTAATTAATGTAATCAGAATATGCACAAacacaaccacaaaaaaaaaaaaaaaaaaaaaaaaaagatgtatacTGGATATTCGCCCAATTATTGACATTACAAATCATATGCAGATGCAGATCAGAAATTTCTTTCATCCAAGACACATCTAGTCATTAATTTCCACAAAGCATGCTTGACCTCTTGGATCATTATGGTACAGATGAGGACGTgctctgctggaggcaccactgagtacagaactgcctcCACgaggtccagggatggggaggagatggaagggggCTTCAAGAAGGCAACTGTGACAGGTCTGAGGGAGACAGACACCatggccaggtgagggaggcacgtgggaAAGGCTTTGTGGCAGCCCTGCTATagagacaacaggactgtcaCCTAGATACACTAGTTCTAATCCAAATACACTGCTCCTACccgtggcagctgggctcttggccttGAGCCCCTCCTGGATGTTGGTGCTGCTCCCCAAGCTcaagaggagatgggaagagaaggaaactgAGACCAATGAATTTCAGCTGAgttctttattgtctttatctATCAAGGAAGCCTGGTTCTGTATATACAATAGATGATGTGGTCAAACCTTACAAATGATGTAACATTCTGGAAGGTAGAATgagattattaaaaacaaaatgaaatattgttcAAATactaacagagaaaaataatgtaaaaaattGTGTCATTTTCCCAAATACACTTTGATTTCTCTTGGGATTCTTATTAATGACAATGTTATGATAACACTAGTAACGATAAAATAGATACGATATAATGtgaatcaaaatatttgcatattattaaaaatacattttctaaacGCATCATGGATGCTTAAGAACAATGTATGGAAACATTTTCCTCactgcatccttgagctcctggttcttcatgctgtagatgagggggttcactgctggaggcaccaccgagtacagaagtGCAAAGACaaggtccagggatggagacgaaatggaggggggcttcaggtaggaaaATATGCCAGTGCTAATgaagagggagaccacagccaggtgagggaggcacgtggaaaaggctttgtgctggccctgctcagagggcatcctcagcactgccctgaagatctccaCATAGgaaaccacaatgaaaacaaaacaaccaaatgctaaaaaaatactaaatagaACTGCCCAGACTTCTCTGAGATAggaatctgagcaggagagcctgaggatgtgggggatttcacagaagaactggtccacagcattgccatgacagaggggcagggaaaatgtagtggctgtgtgcaggaaagcaatgagaaagccactgccccaggcagctgctgccatctgggcacaagctctgctgcccacgaggctcccgtagtgcaggggcttgcagatggcaacgtagcggtcataggccatgatagTAAGGTTATAATACTCTGCTGAtatgaagaagacaaaaaagaagacctgtgcagcacagccttgataggagatggccctggtgtcccagaggacattggccatggctttgggcagagtggtggagatgcagcccaggtcgaggagggcgaggttgaggaggaagaagtacatgggggtgtggaggcggtggtggcaggctacggcgctgaggatgaggccgttgcccaggagggcagccaggtagatgcccaggaagagtgcgaagtgcaggagctgcagctcacgcgtgtctgcaaatgccaggaGCAGGAACTCAGTGATGGTGCTTCTGTTGGACATCTGTTTTTCTGGGGATGTGTTCCTGAACAAAGAAGAGGATGAGAATAAGAAATTACAAGAAATGTATCAGAGGAAAAGG
It contains:
- the LOC140001222 gene encoding olfactory receptor 14C36-like; amino-acid sequence: MSNRSTITEFLLLAFADTRELQLLHFALFLGIYLAALLGNGLILSAVACHHRLHTPMYFFLLNLALLDLGCISTTLPKAMANVLWDTRAISYQGCAAQVFFFVFFISAEYYNLTIMAYDRYVAICKPLHYGSLVGSRACAQMAAAAWGSGFLIAFLHTATTFSLPLCHGNAVDQFFCEIPHILRLSCSDSYLREVWAVLFSIFLAFGCFVFIVVSYVEIFRAVLRMPSEQGQHKAFSTCLPHLAVVSLFISTGIFSYLKPPSISSPSLDLVFALLYSVVPPAVNPLIYSMKNQELKDAVRKMFPYIVLKHP